TGGAGCGACCCACATTGACTACAGCACCAAGCAGACGGTTGATTCGAGTATTTTCCAGTAACCCGCCTTTTTTCGTCGTATGGAGAATCACGCCGAGTGGGATCCCGATAGCGAAACCAACCAAGCCTGCGATGGCGACCATGTAGATCGTTTCCCAAGTTGCATTAAGAAGAAGTTGACCATTGAGCTCAAGCCAATCAATGAATGTATTAAAGGACATAGCCAAGCACCTCTACTTTTACGTTATGTTCACGTAAGAAATCAATCGCCGCATTATCGTCGGCTTCGCTACCAAAGAGTTCAGCGACCATCATGCCAAACTTTACTCCGCCAGCGTAGTCTAAATCAGAGCTTAAAATACTCACATCGATATTGAATTTTCGGGCAATTTGAGTCATCAAAGGTGCATCAACAGTCGCGCCGTTAAACTCTAAACGTACCAAAGGATAACTGCCTTCTGTACGCACTGCTTGTAAGCGCATTTGATAATCTTCCGGGATGGAAAGGTCTAATGTTGATCGAATGAAGTCATGGGCTAACTCGGTTTTAGGGTGAGCAAAGATCTCACCAACAGAGCCTTTTTCAACCAATTCTCCGCCACCAATGATGGCCACTTGGTGACAAATACTTTTTACCACTTCCATTTCATGAGTAATCAACAAAATGGTAATTTCTAGCTTGCGGTTAATTTCTTTTAATAACTCAAGAATGGATTGAGTTGTTGCAGGATCGAGTGCACTGGTCGCTTCATCACACAGTAATACTTTTGGATCTGAGGCCAACGCGCGGGCAATAGCAACCCGTTGTTTTTGACCTCCACTGAGGTTGCTTGGGTAACTTTCATGCTTATCTGCTAGACCCACTAGGCTCAGGAGCTCGGTAACCTTGCTGCTGATATCAGACTTTGCGACGCCAGCGAGCTCGAGTGGAAGGGCTACGTTATCAAATACATTACGCGATGAGAGCAAATTGAAATGCTGAAAGATCATGCCGATATCACGTCGAGCTTCACTTAATTGCTTTTTGCTAAGTGTGGTTAAATCAACACCGTCAATGACTATAGCGCCTGAAGAGGGGGCTTCCAGCATGTTGACACAGCGAATAAGAGTACTTTTTCCGGCCCCTGATGAACCGATGACTCCAAAAATGGTCCCTTTTGTAATTGTTAAATGAATGTCCTTAAGAGCAACAATTTCCTTGTTACCTTGGTAGAACACCTTGTTTACATTTTTGATTTCTATCATGCTTCAACCTACACCCAGAGACTAAATCTCAATTCTGTTTTGATGCTATGGCGTCCTGTTATTTAAGTCAATAGATATTTTTACGTCTAGACGTCTAAATGGTTATTTGTTGTATTTTTATTATGTCGGTTTCTCTGAGCTCACTCTTTGTCTCCGACGGGCTTGTTGCAAAACCTCACAACCCGTCAGACTTTAACTATGATTCACCATTGAGCAATGCGTTATGGCTAAGTCTGAATTCAAATAGCGACATTTCACCCCTGAACTGATCTTATGGTGTGTGCGGTGGTATGGCACTACCGCGATGAGCCACGCAAACCTCAGTGATATGCTGGCCGAACGCGGTGTATTCGTGAATCGCTCCACGATTTATCGTTGGTTTATCCACTATGGGCCTATCCTACATAAGAAGTTGCGTAGTTATCAATTCACTCGTATCGATTCTTCCTGGCAGCATCAAAAAGCTTATTGAAGCCACCGGTGGCTTCAAGGTCCGAAAGCGGGCTTGGTCAACGATTCAAGGTTTTGAGGGGATAAGGTTTTTGCAACAAGCCCAAGTTGAGAGTGCAGGAGAGCCGCCATTTAAGTTATGACATTATGAACACTGCCATTTAAGTGATGACAACTGTGTTTTTCAAGCCGTTTAAGGCTATGACCTATAGGTATACCCTAATGACATACTTAAAGTACGGCAAATAACCGTACCTTTATTGACGTGTATGAAATTTTAATTCAAAATAACTACGTACGGTTATTTACCGTACTTTTAATGAGACACAAGTATGTCTCTATTTATCGATATGGAGGTTCATACTGGAAACAGCATGAATGGTTAAATATGGTCGCACTAAAAAAAGAGCGAGTTGAGTTTCGGCTTTCTCCTACTGAAAAAGAGCTCTTGGAAGAAGCTGCGTTGCTATCGAATACCACGGTGAGTAAGTTTGTTTCTGAGTCTGCCACTGATAAGGCTCAGCAAATTATTGAGCAGCATAAAAGACTTCAGATTGAATCCGATCAGTGGGAAGAAGTGATGGACTCGTTAGAGAATCCGCCTGAGCCTACTGAGCTCATGCAAGAAATCATAGATATGTCGATGGAGGACACTTGGACGGTAAAAACCAACAAGTAAGTATTGAGCGCTTCGATCCTGACAACGAATACGATGTCACTGAGTTTGATTGTGGCATGGATGAGTTCAATACTTTTCTCCATAAGAACATGCATAAAGAATTTGAACGTAGAGTATCCATACCCTACTTATGCCTACTCGATGCAGAGGAGCCAAACTCTCCACCTAAAGTCGTCGGTTATTTTACTTTAGCCAGTAGCTCATTTGATAGAAAACACTTACCGAGCAGTGAACGACGTAAAGTGATCTATCGTTCAGTCTCTTGTATCTTACTGAGCAAGATTGCGGTGGATAAATCCATGAGTGGTCAAGGCTTAGGAAAGTGGCTACTCGGTAAAGCGATTAAGCAAGCATTTCTATCGTCTCGAGACGTAGGTGTGTACGCTCTATTTCTTCAGTCTGTAGAGGGTAAAGAAGAGTTTTACATCAAAGCTGGGCTAATTCGGTCAAAAGCAGACCCTAGCATGTTTATCTATCCACTAAAGCAGTACGAACAAGCATTTAAGAAAATTGTTTTAAGTAAAAAACGATAGTGAAAAATAGACGCTCAACATTCTTTTATTGAGCGTCTATAAAACGGTGTTGCCCCAAAGCTGGCCAGCATGATTAGCTGGCCATATGGCATGAGGGGAGATTTGCCCTCATAAAAGTAATGATGTAAACACCGTTAACGATTCTCTGTAGTGAATCAGTATGTTCATGTTGAATGCTATCGTTTCCCTAATGACTTTACATTTCTAGGGGCTGTTACGACGCCACTATACATTGCGGGGCATTATTATCCTCAGTCACCTTTTATTTAGGTCAACCTTGCACTCCTAAATTGGGATAGGCTCT
This window of the Vibrio azureus genome carries:
- the metN gene encoding methionine ABC transporter ATP-binding protein MetN, which gives rise to MIEIKNVNKVFYQGNKEIVALKDIHLTITKGTIFGVIGSSGAGKSTLIRCVNMLEAPSSGAIVIDGVDLTTLSKKQLSEARRDIGMIFQHFNLLSSRNVFDNVALPLELAGVAKSDISSKVTELLSLVGLADKHESYPSNLSGGQKQRVAIARALASDPKVLLCDEATSALDPATTQSILELLKEINRKLEITILLITHEMEVVKSICHQVAIIGGGELVEKGSVGEIFAHPKTELAHDFIRSTLDLSIPEDYQMRLQAVRTEGSYPLVRLEFNGATVDAPLMTQIARKFNIDVSILSSDLDYAGGVKFGMMVAELFGSEADDNAAIDFLREHNVKVEVLGYVL
- a CDS encoding DUF1778 domain-containing protein, whose product is MRHKYVSIYRYGGSYWKQHEWLNMVALKKERVEFRLSPTEKELLEEAALLSNTTVSKFVSESATDKAQQIIEQHKRLQIESDQWEEVMDSLENPPEPTELMQEIIDMSMEDTWTVKTNK
- a CDS encoding GNAT family N-acetyltransferase; translated protein: MDGKNQQVSIERFDPDNEYDVTEFDCGMDEFNTFLHKNMHKEFERRVSIPYLCLLDAEEPNSPPKVVGYFTLASSSFDRKHLPSSERRKVIYRSVSCILLSKIAVDKSMSGQGLGKWLLGKAIKQAFLSSRDVGVYALFLQSVEGKEEFYIKAGLIRSKADPSMFIYPLKQYEQAFKKIVLSKKR